In one Lycium barbarum isolate Lr01 chromosome 7, ASM1917538v2, whole genome shotgun sequence genomic region, the following are encoded:
- the LOC132601560 gene encoding uncharacterized protein LOC132601560 — MRDCGVFVAVYAQYLTSGERIPDVIDAHIQCMRYDALLWDYAERKVADKAESDNEVSPRPIRPAIDYDNVDAIDVYAQDDFDELMGKVQKVDMRVAEYLESAGRDKWARLYASVNRGWTMTSNIAECINRHLLVARELPIYDFLEEVRRMFGRWNYNNRRNGTYKFTTLGKKFQEMLSINEYLCLRMTVEPSTEFVYTVHDGGRRFILNLNSKNFSCRMFQLDEIPCPHAWAVIKKKNLVADDYCSDLFKPETVLKTYDVPVDPLPDKREWNIPKNILEDVVFPPRYKRPAGRPKKRHDKPLSELLFGNSKHACSNCGQLGHNRRSCSFEPLRK; from the exons ATGAG ggACTGTGGTGTCTTCGTGGCAGTGTACGCTCAGTATTTGACATCGGGTGAAAGGATTCCAGATGTCATTGATGCACACATACAGTGTATGAGATACGATGCACTCTTATGGGACTACGCTGAACGCAAGGTTGCTGACAAAGCCGAGAGTGATAATGAAGTTTCACCAAGACCAATTAGGCCAGCAATCGATTACGACAATGTAGATGCAATTGAT GTATACGCGCAGGATGATTTCGATGAGTTGatgggaaaggttcaaaaggtaGATATGCGCGTGGCAGAGTATTTGGAATCGGCTGGTAGAGACAAGTGGGCTAGATTGTATGCATCTGTTAACCGAGGGTGGACAATGACTTCTAACATAGCAGAGTGCATTAACCGACATCTTCTAGTAGCTAGAGAACTGCCTATATATGACTTTCTCGAAGAAGTTAGAAGGATGTTTGGGAGATGGAATTACAATAACCGGAGAAATGGAACATACAAGTTCACTACACTCGGTAAAAAGTTTCAGGAGATGCTATCAATCAACGAGTATCTATGTCTACGAATGACG gTAGAACCGTCAACCGAATTCGTGTACACAGTACATGATGGAGGAAGGCGATTCATTCTTAATTTGAATAGCAAAAATTTCAGTTGTCGTATGTTTCAACTAGATGAAATCCCCTGCCCGCATGCATGGGCAgtcattaaaaagaaaaatctggTTGCTGATGATTATTGCTCTGATTTGTTCAAACCGGAGACCGTGTTGAAGACATATGATGTACCTGTGGATCCTCTACCCGACAAGCGTGAATGGAACATTCCCAAAAATATCTTGGAGGATGTGGTTTTTCCACCAAGATACAAGAGACCGGCTGGTAGACCAAAGAAGAGGCATGATAAGCCTTTAAGTGAATTGTTGTTTGGAAATAGCAAACATGCTTGTAGTAATTGTGGACAACTTGGGCACAACAGACGTTCATGTAGTTTTGAGCCTCTGAGGAAGTGA